Proteins co-encoded in one Cytobacillus sp. NJ13 genomic window:
- a CDS encoding TetR/AcrR family transcriptional regulator — MKKREVQASVKDERLVKKRRDQMIKGAVTLFIQKGFHRTTTREIAKASGFSIGTLYEYIRTKEDVLYLVCDSIYDQVAERLQKGLDTKQGTLESLKQGIADYFKVVDEMQDEVLVMYQEVKALTKDALPYVLKKEIEMVGMFEHVITLCVENGELDLPEEKIKMIAHNIFVQGQMWAFRRWSLQKMYSIDEYIQLQTNLLFQGIKDPGRVSEKA; from the coding sequence ATGAAAAAACGGGAAGTGCAGGCTTCTGTTAAAGATGAGCGTCTTGTCAAGAAAAGACGTGATCAGATGATTAAAGGTGCCGTCACCCTTTTTATCCAAAAAGGGTTCCATCGTACAACAACTAGAGAGATCGCAAAGGCATCTGGTTTTAGTATTGGAACGCTTTATGAATACATCCGGACGAAGGAAGACGTCCTATATCTGGTTTGTGACAGCATTTATGACCAGGTCGCTGAGCGGCTGCAAAAAGGTCTTGATACAAAGCAGGGCACGCTTGAAAGCCTAAAGCAGGGCATCGCCGACTATTTCAAGGTGGTCGATGAAATGCAGGATGAAGTGCTCGTCATGTACCAGGAAGTAAAGGCTCTGACAAAAGACGCGCTTCCATATGTTCTGAAAAAAGAAATTGAAATGGTCGGCATGTTCGAGCATGTCATTACACTTTGCGTCGAGAACGGAGAACTGGACCTGCCGGAGGAAAAAATCAAAATGATTGCCCATAACATTTTTGTTCAGGGACAAATGTGGGCATTCCGCCGATGGTCACTTCAGAAAATGTACAGCATCGATGAATATATCCAGCTGCAGACCAATCTCCTTTTTCAAGGAATAAAGGATCCGGGCAGAGTTTCGGAAAAAGCCTAA
- a CDS encoding methylmalonyl-CoA mutase family protein: MSNPEVYKPKNHIRFVTASSLFDGHDASINIMRRIIQASGAEVIHLGHNRSVEEVVNAAIQEDVQGIAISSYQGGHVEYFKYMYDLLKERGASHIRIYGGGGGVIIPKEIKELHDYGIARIFSPEDGRQYGLQGMIDRMIKECDFPTFTAEASEQIEKLQEGETNAIAKLITLAEHQVTVGKEAAATLEPVMEKVKSLEKQVPVVGITGTGGAGKSSLTDELIRRFINEIPEKKVAILSVDPTKQKTGGALLGDRIRMNAIFNPRVYMRSLATRNSRSELSLAIQDAISVVKAAGFDLIIVETSGIGQGDAGITEICDASMYVMTSEFGAPSQLEKIDMIDYADLIVINKFERKGSEDAMRQVQKQYQRSRMLFEKELEDMPVYGTIASQFNDPGTNAVFAALVETINEKAGTDWKTSFTKNAKVEKQNVIIPNEQRYYLREVSETVRGYHKKAEEQADLSRKLFQLEGALLAVKEQEGNEEVIASLEAIKSSAEEKLTAETKKILAGWDDLKEKYSGEQFVTKIRDKEIVTVLKTKSLSGLSIPKVALPKYKDYGEIIRWVYRENVPGSFPYTAGVFPFKREGEDPKRQFAGEGTPERTNRRFHYLSKDDAAKRLSTAFDSVTLYGEDPDYRPDIYGKVGESGVSICTLDDMKKLYAGFDLCHPSTSVSMTINGPAPIILAMFMNTAIEQQIEAKEQELGRVLTPEEFTEVRAKTLQTVRGTVQADILKEDQGQNTCIFSTEFALRMMGDIQQYFIDHKVRNYYSVSISGYHIAEAGANPISQLAFTLANGFTYVEYYLSRGMNINDFAPNLSFFFSNGLDPEYTVLGRVARRIWAAVMRDKYGANERSQKLKYHIQTSGRSLHAQEIDFNDIRTTLQALMALQDNCNSLHTNAYDEAITTPTEESVRRAMAIQMIITKEHGLSKNENPLQGAFIVDELTDLVEEQVLREFERINDRGGVLGAMETQYQRGKIQDESMYYEMKKHTGDLPIIGVNTYLNPNPPSEDEMNNMELARATKEEKETQIRNLRSFQERNKDKSEEALKQLKEAAVSGGNIFAELMETVKAASLGQITRALYEVGGQYRRNM; this comes from the coding sequence ATGAGCAATCCAGAAGTCTATAAGCCGAAAAATCACATTCGCTTCGTTACGGCTTCAAGTCTATTTGACGGACATGATGCCTCCATCAATATTATGCGCCGCATCATTCAGGCAAGCGGTGCAGAGGTCATCCACCTCGGGCATAACCGTTCTGTGGAGGAAGTCGTAAATGCTGCAATCCAGGAAGATGTGCAGGGAATCGCCATTTCCTCTTATCAGGGAGGACATGTAGAGTACTTCAAATATATGTATGACCTTTTGAAGGAACGGGGCGCATCCCACATCCGCATTTATGGCGGAGGGGGCGGTGTCATTATCCCGAAGGAAATCAAAGAATTGCATGACTACGGAATCGCGAGAATTTTCTCTCCCGAAGATGGCCGCCAATACGGCCTCCAGGGGATGATTGATCGGATGATCAAGGAATGTGATTTCCCTACATTCACAGCTGAAGCTTCAGAGCAGATTGAAAAGCTTCAGGAAGGGGAAACGAATGCCATCGCGAAGCTGATTACACTGGCTGAGCATCAGGTAACAGTAGGCAAAGAAGCGGCAGCAACGCTTGAGCCGGTCATGGAGAAAGTGAAATCACTGGAAAAACAGGTTCCTGTAGTGGGAATTACGGGTACAGGCGGTGCTGGAAAAAGCTCGCTGACTGACGAATTGATCCGCCGTTTCATCAATGAAATTCCGGAGAAAAAAGTTGCGATTCTTTCTGTTGATCCGACAAAGCAAAAAACGGGCGGAGCGCTTCTTGGCGACCGCATCCGCATGAACGCAATTTTTAATCCGCGCGTCTATATGCGAAGCCTGGCAACAAGAAATTCCCGCAGTGAGCTATCACTTGCGATTCAGGATGCGATTTCGGTTGTCAAAGCAGCCGGCTTTGACCTGATAATTGTGGAAACTAGCGGAATCGGGCAGGGGGATGCAGGCATTACGGAAATTTGTGATGCCTCTATGTATGTGATGACAAGCGAATTCGGCGCGCCTTCTCAGCTTGAAAAAATTGATATGATCGATTATGCAGACTTGATCGTGATTAATAAATTTGAGCGCAAAGGTTCAGAGGACGCGATGCGCCAGGTGCAAAAGCAGTACCAGCGCAGCCGGATGCTGTTTGAAAAAGAGCTTGAAGACATGCCTGTATACGGCACCATTGCGAGCCAGTTCAATGATCCTGGCACAAATGCCGTGTTTGCGGCACTTGTGGAAACGATTAATGAAAAAGCAGGTACGGACTGGAAGACAAGTTTTACAAAAAATGCAAAAGTTGAGAAGCAGAATGTGATTATCCCGAATGAACAGCGCTATTATCTGCGCGAAGTTTCAGAAACAGTCCGGGGCTACCACAAGAAAGCCGAGGAGCAGGCCGATCTTTCCCGCAAACTGTTCCAGTTAGAAGGGGCTCTGCTTGCTGTGAAAGAACAAGAAGGAAATGAAGAAGTCATTGCTTCTCTTGAAGCGATTAAATCATCAGCAGAAGAGAAGCTGACTGCTGAAACAAAGAAAATCCTTGCTGGCTGGGATGATCTGAAGGAAAAATACTCAGGCGAGCAATTTGTGACAAAAATCCGCGATAAAGAAATCGTGACGGTTTTAAAAACAAAAAGCTTATCAGGGCTGTCCATTCCAAAAGTGGCACTGCCTAAGTACAAGGATTACGGAGAAATCATCCGCTGGGTATACAGAGAAAACGTGCCGGGTTCATTCCCTTATACAGCTGGTGTTTTCCCATTCAAACGCGAGGGTGAAGATCCGAAAAGACAGTTTGCCGGAGAAGGTACACCTGAACGGACAAACCGCCGCTTCCATTATCTGTCCAAAGATGATGCCGCGAAGCGTCTGAGCACAGCGTTTGATTCTGTAACCCTATACGGAGAAGATCCTGACTACCGCCCGGACATTTACGGAAAAGTCGGGGAAAGCGGAGTCAGCATCTGTACACTTGATGATATGAAGAAGCTGTATGCCGGATTTGATCTGTGCCATCCATCTACATCTGTATCGATGACGATTAATGGGCCAGCACCGATCATTTTGGCGATGTTCATGAATACGGCCATTGAACAGCAGATTGAAGCAAAAGAGCAGGAGCTTGGCCGCGTGCTGACACCTGAAGAATTCACCGAAGTAAGGGCGAAAACGCTCCAGACTGTCCGCGGGACGGTTCAAGCTGACATTTTAAAAGAAGATCAGGGACAGAATACTTGTATCTTTTCAACGGAATTTGCCTTGAGGATGATGGGGGATATTCAGCAGTACTTTATCGACCATAAAGTCCGCAATTATTACTCTGTTTCGATTTCCGGTTACCATATCGCAGAAGCAGGTGCAAACCCGATTTCTCAGCTTGCCTTTACTCTGGCAAATGGCTTCACCTATGTCGAGTACTATTTGAGCAGAGGCATGAACATCAATGATTTTGCACCAAATCTTTCATTCTTCTTCTCCAATGGACTTGATCCGGAGTATACGGTGCTTGGCCGTGTGGCGCGCCGCATCTGGGCAGCGGTTATGAGAGATAAGTATGGCGCTAATGAAAGAAGCCAGAAACTGAAGTACCATATCCAAACGTCCGGACGCTCCCTGCATGCACAGGAAATCGATTTTAACGATATCCGCACAACACTGCAGGCATTAATGGCGCTTCAGGATAACTGTAACTCGCTTCATACCAATGCGTATGATGAAGCCATAACGACACCGACAGAAGAATCTGTCCGCCGTGCGATGGCTATTCAGATGATCATTACTAAAGAACATGGCTTATCGAAAAATGAAAATCCGCTTCAGGGTGCATTTATCGTGGATGAGCTGACAGACCTTGTGGAAGAGCAGGTGCTGAGAGAGTTCGAACGCATCAATGACCGCGGCGGCGTGCTTGGCGCCATGGAAACGCAATACCAGCGCGGTAAAATTCAGGATGAATCCATGTACTATGAAATGAAAAAGCATACTGGCGATCTTCCAATTATTGGTGTTAACACTTACTTGAACCCAAATCCTCCATCAGAGGATGAAATGAACAATATGGAGCTTGCAAGGGCAACGAAGGAAGAAAAAGAAACGCAAATCCGCAATCTGCGCAGCTTCCAGGAGCGCAACAAAGACAAATCGGAAGAGGCACTGAAACAGTTGAAGGAAGCAGCAGTCAGCGGCGGCAATATTTTTGCCGAACTGATGGAAACCGTCAAAGCGGCGAGCCTCGGCCAAATCACCCGTGCGCTATACGAAGTGGGCGGACAGTACCGCCGCAATATGTAA
- the rpoE gene encoding DNA-directed RNA polymerase subunit delta, producing the protein MSLEQFSKEELQEMSLIEVAYELLTSKKEPMAFNDIMNEVAKLMNLSEEQVKGKIAQFYTDLNIDGHFIGLGENRWGLRSWYPVDQYEEEIVTVIKPKKKKAKKKDDDDLDLEDYDELDEEDIDYDDIDGFDDDDLTEDDDDDLLDDDDDLDDDDDEFEDDDDIIDKDEEYDLGDEDEELEEDDLDADEDEEDL; encoded by the coding sequence TTGAGTTTGGAACAGTTCTCAAAAGAAGAATTACAAGAAATGTCATTGATCGAAGTGGCTTATGAACTTCTAACAAGCAAAAAAGAACCAATGGCCTTTAATGACATTATGAATGAAGTGGCTAAACTTATGAACCTTTCAGAGGAACAAGTCAAAGGGAAAATTGCACAGTTCTATACAGATTTAAATATAGATGGCCATTTTATCGGATTGGGCGAAAACCGCTGGGGCCTTCGATCATGGTATCCGGTTGACCAATATGAAGAAGAAATCGTTACCGTAATCAAGCCTAAAAAGAAAAAGGCGAAGAAAAAGGACGATGATGATCTCGATCTTGAAGATTATGACGAGCTTGATGAAGAAGATATCGATTACGACGATATCGACGGATTCGACGATGATGATCTGACAGAAGACGATGATGACGATCTTCTTGATGATGACGATGATCTTGATGATGATGATGATGAGTTCGAAGACGATGATGATATAATTGATAAAGATGAAGAATACGACCTTGGCGATGAAGACGAAGAGCTTGAGGAAGATGACCTCGACGCTGACGAAGACGAAGAAGATTTATAA
- a CDS encoding CTP synthase, giving the protein MTKYIFVTGGVVSSLGKGITAASLGRLLKNRGLTVTIQKFDPYINVDPGTMSPYQHGEVFVTGDGAETDLDLGHYERFVDINLTKYSSVTTGKIYSTVLRKERRGDYNGGTVQVIPHITNEIKDKVFRAGHETNSDVVITEIGGTVGDIESLPFLEAIRQIKSDIGRDNVMYIHCTLVPYIKAAGEMKTKPTQHSVKELRSLGIQPNVIVLRTEMPISQDMKDKIALFCDIDKEAVIEATDADTLYSIPLSLQDQKLDEIVCKHLKLNCGEADMTEWKQLVDKVLNLSKKTKIALVGKYVELQDAYISVVEALKHAGYAFDSDIEIKWINSEEVDSNNVNGLLHDADGILVPGGFGDRGIEGKILAIQYARENKKPFLGICLGMQLASIEFARNVLGLEGAHSAEIAPETPHPIIDLLPEQKDIEDLGGTLRLGLQACKLNEDTKAFEAYQDEVVYERHRHRYEFNNHYRQDMEKAGFVFSGTSPDGRLVEIIEVKDHPWFVASQFHPEFISRPTRPQPLFREFVGASLKFSEKQ; this is encoded by the coding sequence ATGACTAAGTATATTTTTGTTACGGGCGGAGTTGTTTCATCACTAGGAAAAGGAATCACGGCAGCATCACTTGGCCGCTTATTGAAAAACAGAGGGTTAACGGTTACGATTCAGAAATTCGATCCTTACATAAATGTGGATCCGGGAACAATGAGCCCGTACCAGCATGGTGAGGTGTTTGTAACAGGTGACGGCGCGGAGACTGACCTGGACTTAGGCCACTATGAGCGTTTTGTTGATATTAACCTGACCAAATACAGCAGTGTAACAACTGGTAAAATTTACTCAACCGTCCTTAGAAAAGAGCGCCGCGGCGACTATAACGGCGGAACCGTGCAGGTTATTCCGCATATCACAAATGAAATTAAGGATAAAGTTTTCCGTGCAGGCCACGAAACAAATTCTGATGTGGTCATCACAGAAATCGGCGGAACAGTAGGGGATATTGAGTCACTTCCATTCCTTGAAGCGATCCGCCAGATTAAGAGCGATATCGGCCGCGATAATGTGATGTACATTCACTGTACATTGGTTCCTTATATCAAGGCAGCAGGCGAAATGAAAACAAAGCCGACACAGCACAGTGTTAAAGAACTGAGAAGCCTTGGCATTCAGCCAAACGTAATCGTTCTTCGTACAGAAATGCCAATTTCCCAGGATATGAAGGATAAAATTGCGCTATTCTGTGATATTGATAAAGAAGCAGTTATTGAAGCAACAGATGCGGATACATTATACTCTATACCACTATCCCTTCAAGATCAGAAGCTTGATGAAATCGTCTGCAAGCATTTGAAGCTGAATTGCGGAGAAGCGGACATGACAGAGTGGAAGCAGCTGGTTGACAAGGTTCTGAACCTTTCCAAGAAAACAAAGATTGCCCTTGTCGGTAAATATGTTGAATTGCAGGATGCTTACATTTCAGTTGTCGAAGCCTTAAAACATGCGGGTTACGCTTTTGATTCTGATATTGAAATCAAATGGATCAACTCTGAAGAAGTAGACAGCAATAATGTCAATGGACTGCTTCATGATGCTGATGGAATCCTGGTTCCAGGCGGATTTGGCGACCGCGGCATTGAAGGAAAGATCCTTGCAATTCAATATGCACGCGAAAACAAGAAGCCATTCCTTGGCATCTGCCTTGGCATGCAGCTGGCTTCGATTGAATTTGCAAGAAATGTACTGGGTCTTGAAGGGGCACACTCAGCAGAAATTGCTCCTGAAACACCGCATCCAATTATCGACCTTCTGCCTGAGCAAAAGGATATTGAGGATTTAGGCGGAACTCTAAGACTTGGCCTGCAAGCTTGTAAATTGAATGAAGATACAAAAGCCTTTGAGGCATACCAGGATGAGGTTGTATATGAGCGCCATCGCCATCGCTATGAATTTAACAACCACTACCGCCAGGATATGGAGAAAGCAGGCTTTGTCTTCTCTGGTACAAGCCCGGACGGCCGCTTAGTGGAAATCATCGAAGTGAAGGATCACCCTTGGTTCGTTGCTTCCCAGTTCCATCCTGAATTTATCTCAAGACCAACTCGCCCTCAGCCATTATTCCGTGAATTTGTCGGGGCTTCCTTGAAATTTAGCGAGAAACAATAA
- a CDS encoding DUF2529 domain-containing protein: MLKMFSTQLTGLFKRLQEKEEFSIEDSARLLAQAAAGDGKIYIYGTKEMAAIGYEAVQSQEPLRDAAILESDEEVSETDRVIIFSRHSDDEDAAVLAKSLSEKGIPFVAVSTIKAESNVNIADLADVHIDLKLAKGLLPDEEGNRFGYPASMAALFVYYGIKFTIDEILAEYE; the protein is encoded by the coding sequence TTGCTTAAGATGTTTTCTACCCAGCTGACAGGCTTGTTTAAAAGACTTCAGGAAAAAGAAGAGTTTTCCATCGAGGACAGTGCACGCCTATTGGCTCAGGCTGCCGCCGGTGATGGGAAAATATATATTTACGGTACAAAAGAAATGGCTGCAATTGGCTATGAAGCCGTTCAAAGCCAGGAACCGCTTAGAGATGCAGCGATTTTGGAAAGTGATGAGGAAGTCTCAGAAACAGACAGAGTAATCATCTTCTCAAGACATTCAGATGACGAAGACGCAGCCGTTCTGGCAAAATCTTTGTCTGAAAAAGGAATACCCTTTGTGGCAGTGAGCACTATTAAGGCGGAAAGCAATGTTAACATCGCTGATTTAGCCGATGTCCATATTGATTTGAAGCTTGCTAAAGGGCTTCTGCCTGATGAAGAAGGCAACCGCTTCGGCTATCCGGCTTCCATGGCTGCTTTATTTGTTTATTATGGAATTAAGTTTACGATTGATGAGATTTTGGCGGAGTATGAATAA
- a CDS encoding response regulator yields the protein MMKGKILIVDDQFGIRILLNEVLQKEGYDTYQAANGVQALDIVSKHSPDLVLLDMKIPGMDGIEILKRMRVVDKDIRVIIMTAYGELDMIQEAKDLGALTHFAKPFDIDDIRAAVKKYLPVPNSK from the coding sequence TTGATGAAAGGGAAAATATTAATTGTAGATGATCAGTTCGGAATCCGTATTTTGCTTAATGAGGTACTACAGAAAGAAGGGTACGACACATACCAGGCTGCCAATGGAGTCCAGGCTCTCGACATTGTTTCCAAGCATTCGCCTGATCTTGTTCTTCTCGACATGAAAATACCGGGAATGGACGGGATTGAAATTTTAAAAAGAATGAGAGTGGTGGATAAAGATATCCGCGTCATTATCATGACTGCATATGGCGAACTCGATATGATTCAGGAGGCCAAGGATCTGGGAGCTCTTACTCACTTTGCGAAGCCATTTGATATCGATGACATCAGGGCAGCGGTAAAGAAATATCTGCCTGTGCCAAACTCGAAATAA
- a CDS encoding fructose-bisphosphate aldolase, translated as MPLVSMTEMLNKAKSEGYAVGQFNLNNLEFTQAILQAAEEEKSPVILGVSEGAARYMGGFKTVVKMVEGLLEDYKITVPVAIHLDHGSSFDKCKEAIDAGFTSVMIDASHDPFEQNVETTSKVVEYAHSKGVSVEAELGTVGGQEDDVVADGVIYADAKECEELVKRTGIDCLAPALGSVHGPYKGEPNLGFAEMEEIGSLTGVPLVLHGGTGIPTKDIQKSISLGTAKINVNTENQIASAKRVREVLAADTEVYDPRKYLGPAREAIKETVIGKMREFGSSNKA; from the coding sequence ATGCCTTTAGTTTCTATGACTGAAATGCTGAATAAAGCAAAATCAGAAGGCTATGCAGTAGGTCAATTTAACTTAAACAACCTTGAGTTCACTCAAGCTATCCTGCAGGCGGCAGAAGAAGAAAAATCACCGGTTATCCTTGGTGTTTCCGAAGGTGCTGCACGCTACATGGGCGGTTTCAAAACGGTTGTAAAGATGGTTGAAGGACTGCTGGAAGATTACAAAATTACCGTTCCAGTGGCTATCCACTTAGACCACGGTTCAAGTTTTGATAAATGTAAAGAAGCGATCGATGCAGGCTTCACATCCGTTATGATCGATGCTTCTCATGATCCGTTCGAACAAAACGTTGAGACTACTTCTAAAGTAGTTGAATATGCACATTCAAAAGGCGTTTCAGTAGAAGCAGAGTTAGGAACTGTCGGCGGACAGGAAGACGATGTTGTTGCAGATGGCGTTATTTATGCTGATGCTAAAGAATGTGAAGAACTGGTAAAGCGCACAGGCATTGACTGCCTTGCTCCAGCACTAGGTTCTGTTCATGGACCATATAAAGGTGAGCCAAACCTTGGCTTTGCTGAAATGGAAGAGATCGGAAGCCTTACTGGTGTTCCTTTAGTTCTTCATGGCGGAACTGGAATCCCAACAAAGGATATCCAAAAGTCTATCTCTTTAGGAACTGCAAAAATCAATGTAAACACTGAAAACCAAATTGCTTCTGCAAAACGCGTTCGCGAAGTATTGGCAGCAGATACAGAAGTATACGATCCGCGCAAATACTTAGGACCAGCACGCGAAGCGATTAAAGAAACTGTAATCGGCAAAATGCGCGAGTTCGGTTCTTCAAACAAAGCATAA
- the fsa gene encoding fructose-6-phosphate aldolase → MKFFIDTANMDEIKEAYALGVVAGVTTNPSLVAKEKNVSFPDRLREITDLVPGSVSAEVIALDAEGMIKEGRELAAIAPNITIKVPMTPDGLKAVSAFSKEGIKTNVTLIFSANQALLAARAGATYVSPFLGRLDDIGHNGLDLISTIAEIFAIHDIDTEIIAASIRHPQHVTDAALRGAHIATVPYKVIQQLFNHPLTDKGIEAFLADWNSRG, encoded by the coding sequence ATGAAGTTTTTCATCGATACAGCAAACATGGACGAAATTAAAGAAGCATATGCCCTTGGGGTAGTAGCAGGAGTAACAACCAATCCATCATTGGTGGCAAAGGAAAAGAATGTATCCTTCCCTGACCGTCTTCGCGAAATCACGGATTTGGTGCCAGGCTCAGTAAGCGCTGAGGTTATCGCCCTTGATGCTGAAGGTATGATTAAAGAAGGAAGAGAGCTTGCGGCGATTGCACCGAACATCACAATCAAGGTGCCAATGACACCCGATGGCTTAAAAGCAGTAAGTGCTTTTTCAAAAGAAGGCATTAAAACAAATGTAACTTTGATCTTCAGTGCAAACCAGGCGCTGCTTGCTGCAAGAGCAGGTGCTACATACGTTTCTCCTTTCCTTGGACGTTTGGATGATATTGGCCATAATGGTCTGGATCTCATTTCCACAATCGCAGAAATCTTCGCGATTCATGACATTGATACAGAAATCATCGCAGCTTCCATCAGACATCCTCAGCACGTGACGGATGCAGCATTAAGAGGAGCCCATATTGCGACAGTTCCTTATAAAGTCATCCAGCAATTATTCAACCATCCTCTGACAGATAAGGGAATCGAAGCGTTCCTGGCAGACTGGAACTCAAGAGGATAA
- a CDS encoding UDP-N-acetylglucosamine 1-carboxyvinyltransferase: MEKLMIAGGYPLKGTVRISGAKNSAVALIPATILAESPVTIEGLPDISDVQILKDLLEEIGGTVEFSENDMTVDPSSMISMPLPNGKVKKLRASYYLMGAMLGRFKKAVIGLPGGCHLGPRPIDQHIKGFEALGARVTNEQGAIYLRADELRGARIYLDVVSVGATINIMLAAVRAKGRTIIENAAKEPEIIDVATLLTNMGARIKGAGTDVIRIDGVDQLHGCQHTIIPDRIEAGTYMIVGAAAGEGVLIDNVIPHHLESLIAKLREMGVQVETNDDQVFVGPAEKMKAVDIKTLVYPGFPTDLQQPLTSLLTGAEGTSMVTDTIYSARFKHIDELRRMNANIKVEGRSAIINGPIQLQGAKVKASDLRAGAALVIAGLMAEGVTEVTGLEHIDRGYSHLVEKLNGLGATIWREEMSKEEMEQMKNA; this comes from the coding sequence ATGGAAAAGCTAATGATTGCAGGCGGATATCCATTAAAAGGAACAGTCCGGATCAGCGGAGCGAAGAATAGTGCAGTAGCATTGATTCCAGCTACCATTTTAGCGGAATCGCCTGTGACAATTGAAGGTTTGCCGGATATTTCGGATGTACAAATTCTAAAAGATTTGCTTGAAGAAATAGGGGGCACTGTCGAATTCTCTGAAAATGATATGACAGTTGATCCCTCTTCCATGATTTCCATGCCTTTGCCGAACGGAAAAGTGAAAAAATTACGCGCTTCCTATTATTTAATGGGAGCGATGCTCGGCCGATTTAAAAAAGCAGTTATTGGACTTCCTGGCGGGTGCCATCTGGGGCCAAGGCCGATTGACCAGCATATTAAAGGTTTTGAAGCTCTTGGCGCGCGTGTGACCAATGAGCAGGGAGCCATTTACCTTCGTGCCGATGAGCTTCGCGGAGCCCGTATTTATCTCGATGTTGTCAGCGTTGGGGCAACCATCAATATTATGCTTGCCGCTGTCAGGGCAAAAGGCAGAACAATAATTGAAAATGCTGCAAAAGAGCCTGAGATCATTGATGTTGCTACACTTTTAACCAATATGGGTGCGAGAATCAAGGGTGCCGGCACAGATGTGATCCGCATCGATGGCGTAGACCAGCTTCATGGCTGCCAGCATACGATTATCCCAGACAGGATTGAAGCGGGAACCTATATGATTGTTGGTGCAGCGGCTGGAGAAGGTGTGCTGATTGACAATGTCATCCCCCATCACCTTGAGTCCCTAATAGCAAAGCTGCGCGAAATGGGCGTTCAGGTTGAAACGAACGACGATCAGGTATTTGTCGGGCCAGCTGAGAAAATGAAAGCAGTGGATATTAAAACGCTTGTATATCCTGGCTTCCCAACAGACCTTCAGCAGCCGCTGACTTCTCTGTTAACAGGTGCAGAAGGGACAAGCATGGTTACGGATACCATTTATAGTGCCCGCTTCAAGCATATTGATGAGCTGCGCAGAATGAATGCCAACATAAAAGTTGAAGGACGCTCGGCGATCATCAATGGGCCCATTCAGCTTCAGGGCGCTAAAGTTAAGGCGAGCGATTTGCGCGCAGGCGCAGCACTGGTAATTGCCGGCTTGATGGCTGAGGGAGTTACCGAAGTCACAGGCTTAGAGCATATCGACAGAGGCTATAGCCACCTTGTTGAAAAGCTGAATGGACTTGGTGCCACAATCTGGCGTGAAGAAATGAGCAAAGAAGAAATGGAACAAATGAAGAACGCTTAA
- the glpX gene encoding class II fructose-bisphosphatase produces the protein MERSLSMELVRVTEGAALASARWMGRGLKDEADDAATSAMRDVFDTVPMKGTVVIGEGEMDEAPMLYIGEKLGTGYGPRVDVAVDPLEGTNIVASGGWNALAVLAVADHGNLLHAPDMYMDKIAVGPEAVGQIDINASVLDNLKAVARAKNKDIQDVVATVLNRERHEHIISQLREAGARIKLINDGDVAGAINTAFDETGVDILFGSGGAPEGVLAAVALKCLGGEIQGKLLPQNDAEAERCLKMGLDINKILLMEDLVKGDDAIFAATGVTDGELLKGVQFKGSYGSTHSLVMRAKSGTVRFVEGRHSLKKKPNLVIK, from the coding sequence ATGGAAAGAAGTTTATCAATGGAATTAGTTCGCGTAACGGAAGGTGCCGCTTTAGCATCAGCACGCTGGATGGGCCGCGGATTAAAAGATGAAGCGGATGATGCCGCTACTTCTGCAATGAGAGATGTATTCGATACTGTGCCAATGAAGGGAACAGTCGTTATCGGAGAAGGCGAAATGGATGAAGCACCGATGCTTTATATCGGGGAAAAGCTTGGAACTGGCTATGGTCCACGTGTCGATGTTGCCGTCGATCCGCTGGAAGGCACCAACATCGTAGCATCTGGCGGCTGGAATGCATTAGCTGTTCTAGCGGTTGCTGACCACGGAAACCTTCTGCATGCTCCGGATATGTACATGGACAAAATCGCAGTCGGTCCTGAAGCGGTTGGACAAATTGATATTAACGCTTCTGTTTTGGATAATTTGAAAGCGGTCGCAAGAGCAAAAAACAAAGATATCCAGGATGTCGTGGCTACAGTGCTTAACCGTGAGCGCCATGAGCACATCATCAGCCAGCTTCGCGAAGCTGGTGCCAGAATTAAGTTAATCAATGATGGGGACGTAGCTGGAGCCATTAATACAGCTTTTGATGAGACAGGTGTGGATATCCTGTTCGGATCAGGCGGAGCACCAGAAGGCGTGCTGGCAGCTGTTGCCCTTAAGTGCCTTGGCGGGGAAATTCAGGGGAAACTTCTTCCGCAAAATGACGCAGAGGCTGAGCGCTGCTTGAAGATGGGGCTTGATATTAATAAAATCCTTCTTATGGAAGACCTGGTAAAAGGCGATGACGCGATTTTTGCTGCAACAGGCGTAACAGACGGAGAGCTTCTGAAAGGCGTGCAGTTTAAAGGCTCATATGGTTCGACCCATTCGCTTGTTATGCGTGCCAAATCAGGTACGGTCCGCTTTGTAGAGGGACGCCATAGTCTAAAGAAAAAGCCAAATCTCGTTATTAAATAA